Genomic segment of Panicum virgatum strain AP13 chromosome 2K, P.virgatum_v5, whole genome shotgun sequence:
AAATAAGCCCCGAACCAAGGGACCAGACTGAaatgcaccccccccccccaccggaTCGGAACCACCAAATGAGCAAGCACGCATCGACCCTGGAATCGGACTCACGTGTACAAGACCCCAGAGGCTATGCGAGCGCGACGCGCGCTCGGCTTCCTGAGTCCTGACAGTCTGACaccaacgccgccgcgccgccgcccatcttcggttttcctttttgttcgTTCCTCGCATCTCCGCACTGCAATGATGAAATGGCATGAAATGTGATTGGGATCCACATGAATTGATATGGAACTAACAAAGTTGCGCCGAAATGAGACCGCGAAGGAAAAGAGGCTGAGGCTGAGCCCGCGAGAGCAGCGCATCATCACCTGGGAGGCTGGGGCTGGGCCGCTGGGTTCAACCGTCGGTGACGGAGACGAAGGGGTGCCTgcgttttctgaaaaaaaaagaaaagagaaaacaaaaaaaatggttTGTGCTCGTCAATTGGGCCTTTTGGGCTGTGGTGAAGAAAGCCTACTTACCACACTAGTCGTGTCCACCCGAGgttatcatttttttttatctttttataaTTTAGCAATGTATTTAATTATTCAATTTATTGTGGAATAGAGAGAGGGTTAACATTAATATTGTGCAACTCTCGATATATATAGTGGAGTGTCATAGGAGTGTCATGAATATTAAAATTGCTGACGTGACAGAGTTATTATGAAGAGAGAAGAGGGGAAGTGTTATGAAATGGAGAGTGTAATCGTCATGATACTCTTCCGGCTCGATTACCTAGTTCACAGTCTTGATAACTGTGCGATGACACTTTCCACTGGGACTAACCTAAGTGAGAACAATCTTTTGTGCCACATAGATTTATTAACCCAAATCTTTATATCGATAAATAAAAGTGAATATAAGTTGAATAGTTGTTGGTCTAGACTTCGTTCAAGATACTGCATTATCCCTCTTTGCATCCTTTGATATTTTCTATACAGCCCTCCTACCAAAATCCAACAATTATTTTTGGTGATATTGCTAACGTGCAAGTGCTAAACCATTTTGCAAGCTATGAGATATGCAGACTTTTTGTGATTTTAATACGTCTCGAAGTAACAGAATTTGAaaccttgatctataaaagatTTTATTCAAGATACTGCATTAACCTTCTTTGATATCCTTTGATATCTGTTATGCAATCCTGGATCTTAGAAAATCCAACAAAATATTCTTAAAGATAATGTGCTAGCGCATAGTATATGCTAAACCGTTTGCAAGCTATATGGTATACTTCCTCCGTTTCATGAAGAGTACAATTCTAGCTGATTTTTTCAGATAGATTAGTGGTGGcgtgaaaaaaaaactcataccctctttttttttttgccacacGCGGTCAGTTTTTGTAAGCAAATCAAATATAACCACTAAATTAGACAGGTAGTTGAGATCCAATATCTAGAATTGCACTCTTTGTAGAATTTTTTCCAAACGcataggatggagggagtacatcgTGTAAACTTCCCTTTTTCTTTCGAAATAAACTTATGTAAACTTTCTTTCATTTACAATACATCTCAAACAACACACTGATCTGACGTCAATAATGACAATGATGTTGTTCAAAACACAATCCATACTAATACGAGATACATGTGGGTAGAGTTTGTTCCAAATAGCAAATATAAAGCACACCACCCCTTGTCTAATGCCAGCTATATCAAACTCTACTGACAGTAGACAAATTTTCCCTCTGGCGATACGATCGATGATAAGCAAAGCCGGACGGGCATGCGGCGGCCCACGCTGCGCCCATGGGACTCCTATATCTCTTCCGAAAGATGAATAAACAATTTATTTATAAAGCCTATTAAGACCCGACTCAGCTGAtggcccataaattaacatcTCAAAAAATATTAAACCAATAAATATTGAACTAGCATCTCAAAAATATTGAACCAATATCtaaaaaatgttgaactagcatctcaaaaatgttgaaccaatttttaaaatgttgaacaaatattttttctttcatcttcttctccggtgccagcggctggcggcggcgcggggtgcgGGCGGCGCATGTGGCCAGCGGGGGCGCAGCCTGCGGCGGTgcgcgtggccggccggggcgTGCGGCGCCGGTTGGGGGCGCGTGGCCCGCGCGGggccggcgggggcgagcggcgcgggcgccgtGCGGGAGGATCTGGAGAGAGAaggagtgagggagagagaaagttAGGATTTGATTGGATTCAAAAGCTATAATTATTTATACGGATCTTAAATATTGGAAAGTGGATATGAAAAAATTTTGTGGAAGATATATAGAATTTACATACACCCATCCGCCCCGTACGGCAAGTACGCACTGCCCATGCCCATGGGCCGTTGACATCGAGCGCCGCGCGCACTCCCTCACACTGGTGTCCGTACGTGCGTACGCACACGTCACGGACCGAACTTGTGAGCAGGGCGAATCGTACAGTGACCGAAATATCGCATCCCATCCCCACCATGCCGGCCACGATGCGATCAAAGCGACGCgaccgccgccatctccacccCCGTGGATTCCATGATGATCCATCTCTCTAGTACAAAAGCGCCGTCCTAATCAATCTGTCGatgctctttttctttctttctttctctttctcgaGTGCTTTTTCCTATCGTACATCTGCAGTTAACCGCGAGGAACCAAAATGAACATGTTCTTGCCACATATAGTTAAGAAAGCCTTTTTAACTTGGTATTCACAGATCGGGTTAAAATGTCCCAAGCGGACGTACAAGCGATGGACTGAATCACCATTGCACACTGTACAGCTTCAGCAATCCATCAGTGATCGTGGCAGGAAGGAGGGGATTTCAGAGCGCGTATGTACGTGCACGGTGTGGAGTATGTACAAGGTGTTGGTGCCCGTGGACGGGCGCTCGCCAGCCTACGGCACCGACGTCCGGCAAGGGCCGCGCTCGACGACGACGGTGGCGGAGTACTCTGGCCCCGCGGGGGCCGCCTGCGCCGACGCGCAGCAACGGGGAGGATCCGCCGGCGCCAGCAGCACGAGCGCGCTGCGGCAGGAGGGGCACGTGGAGGTGCAGAGGAGCCAGGTGTCGACGCAGGCCGCGTGGAAGGCGTGGCCGCACGGCGGGAGCGCGCGGACCTCGTCCCCGCGCGCGAACTCGGCGAGGCAGATGGCGCACTCCGGCCGCTCCCCGCCGTCGCCCCCCGCCCCCTCGAACGGCACGGTCGGCAGCTTCCGCAGCGCCTCCTTCTCCACCCCcttgcgcgccgccggcggcggcattgccgccccgccgccgggcccTGCGTCGACGGAGTAGGCCGAGGGGTTGCACAGCCGCGAGCACCGCGCGACGAAGGCGAGCCCGACGACGCAGAGCAGGAAGcagagcacggcggcgaggatgaggaACGTGTCCGTGTGGACGCCCAcggacgacgccgccgccgccggcgtcgcggcgGCCACCGCGGCCAGGCGCTCGACGGAGGCCAGGAGGCGCCGCATGCTCGGTGGGAGTAGTGGGGCGCGGCGGGAAGAAGCGGGGACAGTTTAGGTAAGTGTCCAGTGGAGTGGAGTTGAAGTGGAGCTCTCTGTTGGGCTGGTGGAGGTGGAAGGAGGCCAGAGTCTGGCGCCGGGGGCTGCGTTTTTATAGCGCGTCCGAGGAGACGGCGATAGCCGATAGTGCAGCACCGGGTACGAGGATAATAACGATAATTCACAAGCAAGCAGCTCCACGAAGCGGAAGTGTcactctccagtctccagcaATTCTTCTCGGAAAATTCCGTGGCATCGTTCATTGCTCCTCCCATTTCCGGGGTCCCTTTTGCCACCCTTTTTTTCTGCAATTCTGCTGCAACTGGACGCGGGTCCTTTTCTAGATTAGTCGTGAGCAGGTTTTCCTATCCGACTGAACCGGCgcccaccggttccggtttaccggactagtttgaccggttaccggtagaaatcggtcaaatttaaatttgaatttaaaaaactcagttcaaccggtttgatcggtttaccggccggtttgatcggtttgaattcaaatccaaatttaaaatcgcatgtgtaactggtttggaccggtataccggccggtttaccaagtgggtcttAAACTCTTAATGGGCCgtgtcatttttttcttttttgttttaattttaaatgcccgaaaagtatgttaaacgaacgaatttttgagaaaatttgacaccattaaattcgtcgcaccttgaagtatttttaggaatttttaagattttttttatttttttgaattcaaatttaaattttgaatttgggccggtttggtaccggcccaaaccggaaccggaccggaccggtttgaccggtaacctatcaaaccggaccggtttccaccggtaaggtgaaccctggGCGTGGGGAGCTGAACCCTTGGCCGGGGCCGAGCAGTCCCCGTCCGAGGTGCGGTTCAGGTACAGCCGTCGACCTAGGAAACGAGCGTGACGCACAGCATCCACGCGACTACGCAGAGCTTGCGCCCACCACCACATCGGCATTGCTTTCTTCCCCGGCGAAAAAAGGGCGGTGGGCgcctcgcgccgcgccgccgaatCGTGCGGCCGCGCGTGCTCGCCGCGGCCTAAAACCCTGACCAGCGTCGACGAGGGCACCCGCCGGCCCGGCTCGCCGAGTGCGCGCCGTACGCGCGGGTGGGCACGGGGCACCGTGTTTTCCTCGTTCCCCTGGCGCGGgatcgcgcgcggcgcggggatcAGGCCGGCGGGCGGCAAGTTGGTTGGAAAGCGGAGCCGGGGagaggcggggcgacgggacTGGGGCACACGATCGAGTGCTTAGTGCGCGCGCTCTCCATCACGTTTCTGTCTTGTCCTTCTGTCAGCCACTGACCCGTTATCTACTACTAGTAGAGTGCCCGTGCGTTGCCACGGCGGCGTAAAATATTGATgcgaaatatatatatatatactaaatAACAATAAATAACAAGCATTGTTCTAATTTATGATTTTCAGAGGTGTATATGTCGACAGAAAGAACATAATTCTGTAATTCAAACATGCTACCAAAAACAGGGAAATAACTTAGACCTAGAAAATACTATTTTCATGGCTACAAGCAACTTTAGTCTTAATATTCCTTGCACTGGCCAAGTATCTGTAATTTCTAGCTAGAGGAAAAGCCAAATCACCAGTATGGTCATCAAATCGGTGTGTGATTCCATGGACCAAATTCATTAATAATTATACCTTTCCATGCTTCAACTAATTTTTGAAAACCACATACATGCTGGTTACCTGACAATAGCTCAGTCTTAAACTGGTGTAAACTAAACTTCTGTTGAAATGAAATAAAGTGACAGCAGTTGTAGCATAATAGCTTCTCAAATTAAATCTTTCGATCACCACTCGAGGCCAATGGTTATTGGCTTATCTCAAACTGCACATGttaaggacaagaattgaactCTATTCAAATCAGAAtaaagagggagagaggggataACATGCTGCTCTGATATCATACAGGTAGTGATGAAGCATGTTTGAGCCAAAAAAGAAAGTCCAAATATGTGAACATAGAGCAGTACTTTTAACACCTTGGTACCACATAGGATATGAGTCACAAATCATGGGTCTACTATTATATTTAGTAGTACTGGATGGCTGGCCAAAACTACCAATAGACAAACAAAATGACAGAAGTTATATGCTACGGTTCCATATAGTGAGTGAATGGTCATCCTAAGAATTGAAGTTTTTTTATGTTCATGCGATTATGAGAACTAATCTATGCATACCAAGATATTCACCTAACTATGGAAAAAAGAGAATCAGCACAGCCTGAAATTAACAGTAATAGAAGAAATGATTTTCAGTAATCTATTAGAACAGCTGAAGAAATCAGAAAAGCAGCAGCACTCACCAATAGTGCAAGTGAGATATAGGCTGGTGAGCTTGTTGTACTTGAGGGCAAGGAGTTAAGCCTCAAATCCAGGTTGGGATGGTGACAACCTTCCAAAGCAAGAGCTTCGATGTCTAAAAAACCGATCACCTTGCAAAAACTACAGAGAATTAGTAAAAGCATATTCACCCTTATATGTAGAAATAGTAAAAGCATATTCAACCACGCTGGCGCTCCGCCACTTGCGCCGCCGTTCTTGCCTCTGCCGCTTGCCCACGCCCATGCTTTACCTTTGTTGAATGGAACTGTAAGAAAAAGTTAAACAAACTTACAATTGTTGCACCTATAATTGTAGATagtattagttttttttaaaaaaaatcagagagCTGTGTACGCACAAATCACATAATCATGGTGGGGCAACTTCAGTTTGAGATTTCATCAGAAGTAGCAATCAATAAAAATAGCTTAAGTAGGATATGTACAGAGCAATCATCAGCCGTAGTTGATTCACCATGCTTGGCATATGTTTTTCCATTCTAATTGTCAGTTACCTAATTATGATGAAAGACCCTATAGATCATCAAGCTAAGGTCCAGCGTGACAAGTGAACTCATCAGGCTCGCTCTGTGGCACCATCGATCTTGTGCTGAAAAATGAAGACTTCGATCTTGTGCTGGAAAATGAAGACTGCTAGAAGAAAAATTCATCGGTGTTAGAAAAAAGTGGTAAGGCTGAAACTGAATCTGAAGTTCGCTCTGAAAGAGGCAACTGAAAAATGATAACCATAAACACAGAACAGAGATATATTTTCAGTGCCAGCCACCCAGCGATTGATTACAAACACCCTTTTATTTGTGCATCTAGACATGTTGTATCATCTGGTAGGATGCTAAGGATTGATTAATTGAAGATATGGCTGGGGCATACCTCGGGGCTATTATACGAATCCTCTTTTCTGCAATAGTTGTGGGCAGAATATGAGGGAGATAAGAGAGGAAGAATAAATCCAAAATATGATACCTAGGAGAAAGGCGGGGCGACAGTCGGCGGTGTTGTGCTATTTGGCCGCGTGAGCCAAAAGAGATGGTCGGTGGTCGTGCTCCTCCCCTATTCTTCTTCTCCCCCTTCAAACCTTGTTGTGTCAACGAGGTAGAACAAAATATAGGGTTAGGAGATAAAATTTCTCTGTGCATGTGGAAGAAGAgaggggaagggagaggggagagaggagggagtggAGGCTCACCGACAGTGAGGACTTGTGGGCAATGGGGTCATGGTAGTCACGACGGCTGGGAGGGAGAGGCGCAGCCATGCGGAGACGATGAGCGCAGCCGCGCTGTCGTGGTAGAATCGGCGACGGGGATCTGATAACGCTCGTGGATGGGGGAGCGGAAGTGAGTGGGTCGACCGGTCGAGTTTGGAGGCAGGTGGCGGCGTGCAAGGATGTGAGCGGACGCCGATGGGCCTATATCGGCGGGATTCGAGGACGAGGATACGGAGGAGTAACCGGGGGCGGTGCCGGAgtcgggaggcggcggccgacggggcGCGCCGGTAGCGTAGGGCGTCGGCGGGGGAGGCGGAATACTGAAAGTCTGGAGCACGgcagagggggcggcggcgcgagacgGACGTCGTGGTGGCGGTGCTGGAGGGAGGGGGCCGGAGGGCGAGGCGGGCGATACCGGCGCGGAGGCGGACAACGCTGCAGCGCGGGCGAGCGCGATGGTGGCGTGGGCGAGGGccaggcggcggcaggggatCTAGGATCGGTTTCCTTTTCTTCGAGGAGTCGAACAAGGTCATTGGGAGGTAGGTTTCTTTTGTTTCCATGATAGAACGTGCGGATGGGTGGGGGCTGGGGCGGTTTTTGTCAGAGGCGGACCGCTCGAGCGAGTCGGACGGGTGACGCACGAACCACTCACGCTTTAAAGGAGTAGAGACTGATCTCCATGTTAGTTCAGAATTCCCCGCGGCAATCATGGTGATTAGAAATCGAACAAAAGCCGGGGGGGGGCGgacaggagcaggcaagggacaACGGAAAAAAAAGAGCAGGACCTCACCTGGCACTCACTCGCCTGCTGGTTAGCCCCGGGATCGGGCAGGGATAAGGTTGAGGGGCTGTTTGGTTTCACGCCTAAGGCGTCACAGCCTAACCTTAGGTGTGCCAAATATTTTTAGGTATATGTTTGGTGTTCTCCTAATGTTAGGCTGCCACACTTTCTTAGGCGCGAATACAGAAGTCCGTCACACAAAAATTCGCCGCAGGTGCAGCGCTCGATTCGGACGCCACACATGTGGCAAACTGGTAACCTTAGGCGTGGCGCCTTAGGTAAGAAATCAAACAGGCCCTGAAAATCCTCGGCTAGACAGCCACTCATCTCGTCCCCACGGTCAGCTCAGCAGCAGTAGTCACCGATCCATCCACTCACTGGGCTGTGGTTAACTGATTGGGCGGGGGTGATTGGTCTTTTGATTGGCGATTGACGCCTTTATCAGGCACGCTAATAAAAACACGGCCCAGCTGGGCGAAGTGCGAGTGGTGGTGGTACGGGGCACACACTGCACGGgctgtgagggagagagggaggtcAAGGAGCACTAGAGGGCAAGGGCCGGCCGCCGAGTGGGGAAGTTGGCGCCGCTTTAtgttcaaaaaacaaaaaacaaaaaaaaagttggcgCCGCATCCTGCTCTTCGGCTGCCGTAGCGGTCAAGGTGGCCATCCATCACCTCGGCCCCGGGGCCGCTTTGGCTTTGGGCGGGGTTGCAGGTTGGGTTGGTGCCCGGATAGATTGGGATTGGGCGTCCTGGGTAGACGTTCTCCTTGCAGCGTCTCCACCACATAAGAATTTCCGAAGATAACTTtgacaatcttgtatggaccggcgaccacttgccaaacttattgctttttgtcccaagaggcagaattgtcttccaaaccagctcaccaacTTGAAAAGATTTAGGCCTCACCTTTTTGTTataagctctagccacccgaagcttgtacttctcaatttccttcaaagcttgTAACCGCTTATCGCTtacttcatcaatattatccatcatcaagtcatgataatcaacagcggaaatgtcattttatttagccaatctataagcgtccagatttacctcaacgggtaaaacggcctcttgaccataaacaagctcaaaaggagtaactttagtagcaccatgtctggatatgcgatgagcccataatgTTTCGGATaaaacctcatgccacctcctaggattctcttttatctttttcttgatgagCCTTATCCAAATTttgttactagactcggcctgaccattggcctgagcataatatggagatgaattgagtatcttgattttgtaagattcggcaaattctcgtacctcctttgaaataaatgatgaactttgatccgttgtcaaagtttgaagaatgccgaatctatgaataatatgctccgtAAGGAATTCAATTacctctctatgtgtcatattcttcaaaggtaccgcttcggtccatttagtaaaataatctgtcgccaccaacacgaagcgatgcccctttgaagaagAATGATTAATttgaccaatgaaatcca
This window contains:
- the LOC120686472 gene encoding probable E3 ubiquitin-protein ligase ATL44 is translated as MRRLLASVERLAAVAAATPAAAASSVGVHTDTFLILAAVLCFLLCVVGLAFVARCSRLCNPSAYSVDAGPGGGAAMPPPAARKGVEKEALRKLPTVPFEGAGGDGGERPECAICLAEFARGDEVRALPPCGHAFHAACVDTWLLCTSTCPSCRSALVLLAPADPPRCCASAQAAPAGPEYSATVVVERGPCRTSVP